From a single Pelmatolapia mariae isolate MD_Pm_ZW linkage group LG20, Pm_UMD_F_2, whole genome shotgun sequence genomic region:
- the LOC134618395 gene encoding uncharacterized protein LOC134618395 isoform X2 produces the protein MFQRLSNLLFGEVEEVAAELKGPNPCVTEADEEGWMIVNLPESDCMMQVDDESGIPLIAQSFPENNLSNCQDARTRTECPAPVPHPPHKRRRTHKGRPQGAVALVDPVSCPSPSPSDMGATTPMTLPRRVRLSTPSSTPSMSPGSGSECGGSGGSSRAGSERGCMDESWFVTPPPCFTAEGATAEASPMEDLLIEHPSMSVYVSPSNLSMVSNSNLSAVAEESMVSLGGSVRAAEPASVPATHATMPTRVSRGAAAQAGALAKVTQVARVQRSKARVERRHLGRNRIQRQNRTREQIPRHAAHTRNTFLHQPSKRNFCH, from the exons ATGTTTCAGCGTCTTAGCAACCTGCTGTTTGGGGAGGTGGAAGAGGTGGCAGCTGAGCTGAAGGGACCCAACCCATGTGTGACTGAGGCTGACGAGGAGGGATGGATGATTGTCAATCTGCCTG AGTCTGACTGCATGATGCAGGTTGATGATGAGTCAGGAATCCCACTGATCGCACAATCATTCCCAGAGAATAACCTGTCAAATTGTCAAGACGCACGTACAAGGACTGAATGCCCGGCCCCTGTCCCCCACCCCCCTCACAAGCGTCGTAGGACACATAAAGGCCGGCCACAAGGTGCAGTAGCATTAGTAGACCCTGTGTCCTGTCCCAGCCCCAGCCCATCAGACATGGGTGCTACTACACCCATGACCCTGCCAAGACGGGTCAGACTGTCCACGCCCTCCTCCACGCCGTCGATGTCCCCAGGCTCTGGGAGTGAGTGTGGGGGCAGTGGGGGTAGCAGTAGGGCAGGCTCAGAGAGAGGCTGCATGGATGAGAGCTGGTTTGTCACCCCTCCCCCCTGTTTCACTGCAGAGGGAGCCACTGCAGAGGCCAGCCCGATGGAAGATCTGCTCATAGAGCACCCCAGCATGTCTGTGTACGTCTCCCCGAGCAACCTGTCCATGGTGTCCAACAGCAACCTGTCTGCAGTGGCAGAGGAAAGCATGGTTAGCCTGGGAGGCAGCGTGAG AGCGGCTGAACCAGCTTCGGTCCCCGCCACTCACGCCACTATGCCCACCAGGGTGAGCCGTGGAGCAGCTGCCCAGGCCGGCGCTCTGGCCAAGGTCACCCAAGTGGCCAGGGTCCAGCGTAGCAAAGCCCGAGTGGAACGCCGCCATCTGGGGCGCAACCGCATCCAACGCCAAAACCGCACCAGGGAGCAGATCCCTCGCCACGCAGCCCACACCAGAAACACCTTCCTTCACCAGCCCAGCAAGCGTAACTTCTGCCACTAA
- the LOC134618395 gene encoding uncharacterized protein LOC134618395 isoform X1, with product MFQRLSNLLFGEVEEVAAELKGPNPCVTEADEEGWMIVNLPEESDCMMQVDDESGIPLIAQSFPENNLSNCQDARTRTECPAPVPHPPHKRRRTHKGRPQGAVALVDPVSCPSPSPSDMGATTPMTLPRRVRLSTPSSTPSMSPGSGSECGGSGGSSRAGSERGCMDESWFVTPPPCFTAEGATAEASPMEDLLIEHPSMSVYVSPSNLSMVSNSNLSAVAEESMVSLGGSVRAAEPASVPATHATMPTRVSRGAAAQAGALAKVTQVARVQRSKARVERRHLGRNRIQRQNRTREQIPRHAAHTRNTFLHQPSKRNFCH from the exons ATGTTTCAGCGTCTTAGCAACCTGCTGTTTGGGGAGGTGGAAGAGGTGGCAGCTGAGCTGAAGGGACCCAACCCATGTGTGACTGAGGCTGACGAGGAGGGATGGATGATTGTCAATCTGCCTG AAGAGTCTGACTGCATGATGCAGGTTGATGATGAGTCAGGAATCCCACTGATCGCACAATCATTCCCAGAGAATAACCTGTCAAATTGTCAAGACGCACGTACAAGGACTGAATGCCCGGCCCCTGTCCCCCACCCCCCTCACAAGCGTCGTAGGACACATAAAGGCCGGCCACAAGGTGCAGTAGCATTAGTAGACCCTGTGTCCTGTCCCAGCCCCAGCCCATCAGACATGGGTGCTACTACACCCATGACCCTGCCAAGACGGGTCAGACTGTCCACGCCCTCCTCCACGCCGTCGATGTCCCCAGGCTCTGGGAGTGAGTGTGGGGGCAGTGGGGGTAGCAGTAGGGCAGGCTCAGAGAGAGGCTGCATGGATGAGAGCTGGTTTGTCACCCCTCCCCCCTGTTTCACTGCAGAGGGAGCCACTGCAGAGGCCAGCCCGATGGAAGATCTGCTCATAGAGCACCCCAGCATGTCTGTGTACGTCTCCCCGAGCAACCTGTCCATGGTGTCCAACAGCAACCTGTCTGCAGTGGCAGAGGAAAGCATGGTTAGCCTGGGAGGCAGCGTGAG AGCGGCTGAACCAGCTTCGGTCCCCGCCACTCACGCCACTATGCCCACCAGGGTGAGCCGTGGAGCAGCTGCCCAGGCCGGCGCTCTGGCCAAGGTCACCCAAGTGGCCAGGGTCCAGCGTAGCAAAGCCCGAGTGGAACGCCGCCATCTGGGGCGCAACCGCATCCAACGCCAAAACCGCACCAGGGAGCAGATCCCTCGCCACGCAGCCCACACCAGAAACACCTTCCTTCACCAGCCCAGCAAGCGTAACTTCTGCCACTAA
- the LOC134618395 gene encoding tumor protein p53-inducible nuclear protein 2 isoform X4, whose amino-acid sequence MFQRLSNLLFGEVEEVAAELKGPNPCVTEADEEGWMIVNLPEGATAEASPMEDLLIEHPSMSVYVSPSNLSMVSNSNLSAVAEESMVSLGGSVRAAEPASVPATHATMPTRVSRGAAAQAGALAKVTQVARVQRSKARVERRHLGRNRIQRQNRTREQIPRHAAHTRNTFLHQPSKRNFCH is encoded by the exons ATGTTTCAGCGTCTTAGCAACCTGCTGTTTGGGGAGGTGGAAGAGGTGGCAGCTGAGCTGAAGGGACCCAACCCATGTGTGACTGAGGCTGACGAGGAGGGATGGATGATTGTCAATCTGCCTG AGGGAGCCACTGCAGAGGCCAGCCCGATGGAAGATCTGCTCATAGAGCACCCCAGCATGTCTGTGTACGTCTCCCCGAGCAACCTGTCCATGGTGTCCAACAGCAACCTGTCTGCAGTGGCAGAGGAAAGCATGGTTAGCCTGGGAGGCAGCGTGAG AGCGGCTGAACCAGCTTCGGTCCCCGCCACTCACGCCACTATGCCCACCAGGGTGAGCCGTGGAGCAGCTGCCCAGGCCGGCGCTCTGGCCAAGGTCACCCAAGTGGCCAGGGTCCAGCGTAGCAAAGCCCGAGTGGAACGCCGCCATCTGGGGCGCAACCGCATCCAACGCCAAAACCGCACCAGGGAGCAGATCCCTCGCCACGCAGCCCACACCAGAAACACCTTCCTTCACCAGCCCAGCAAGCGTAACTTCTGCCACTAA
- the LOC134618794 gene encoding glutathione hydrolase 7, with protein sequence MHNAAPEIVTGYPSGSVVDKDANPETTLGSAYSPVDYMSITSFPRLPEDDVSGENTLKSRKDDDNVLSEQDTDPDLFLKSARLQRLPSSASDLASHDAVSLQETSRDPFTEECACQRDGLTVIITACLTFATGVTVALIMQIYFGDPQVFNQGAVVTDVAQCTSLGFDILEKQGSSVDAAITAALCLGIVHPHTSGIGGGGVMLVHDIRKNETRVIDFRETAPSAIDEKMLLTDLQDNNGLLVGVPGMLSGLHQAHQLYGRIPWKDVVAMAADVARNGFNVTHDFAEALAKVKSQNMSAAFRDLFLPKDQVPLTGQFTRRLDLAAVLDAVAVKGISEFYSGNVAQKMASAVKARGGVLTEDDIRNYSSIIQKPAEITYQGHHVMAAPAPHAGVALITALNILEGYNITSQMPRTTTYHWIAEAVKISLGLASKLGDPMYDSTVPEIVDKMLSKSQASQLREMISDSQAFPVQHYTTTFTLEDGAAAAQVMVMGPDDLIVSVMSSLNKPFGSGIVTPSGILLNSQILDFSWTNKTQSSSPNPHNNLHPGKRPMSFLMPTAVRPAVGLCGTYVAVGSSNGEKALSGITQVLMNVLSSRKNMSDSLAYGRLHPQLQPNTLLVDSKFLEEDVEGLEAKGHIVEKRDILSLVEGTRRTNDLIIGVKDPRSADASALTMSNMP encoded by the exons ATGCACAACGCTGCTCCAGAAATCGTGACCGGATACCCTAGTGGAAGCGTGGTGGATAAAGATGCCAATCCAGAGACAACCTTGGGGAGCGCTTACTCTCCAGTGGACTACATGAGCATCACCAGCTTCCCCAGGTTGCCAGAAGATGACGTGTCTGGGGAAAATACCCTGAAATCCCGCAAAGATGATGACAACGTCCTGAGTGAGCAAGATACAG ACCCAGATCTGTTTCTGAAGTCGGCTCGCCTCCAGCGCCTCCCCTCCTCGGCTTCAGACCTAGCTAGCCATGATGCTGTGTCGCTGCAGGAGACCAGCAGAGACCCTTTTACAGAAGAATGTGCCTGCCAGCGAGATGGCTTGACAGTCATCATCACGGCCTGTCTCACCTTTGCTACAGGAGTCACTGTGGCTCTCATCATGCAGATCTACTTTGGAGACCCACAG GTCTTTAACCAAGGAGCAGTGGTGACAGATGTGGCTCAGTGTACATCTCTGGGCTTTGACATTCTTGAAAAGCAGGGCTCCAGTGTTGACGCCGCCATCACCGCTGCTCTCTGTTTGGGAATTGTGCACCCTCACACGTCTGGTATCGGAGG TGGTGGCGTTATGTTGGTGCACGACATCCGTAAGAATGAGACAAGGGTCATTGACTTCAGAGAGACAGCACCATCGGCAATCGACGAGAAGATGCTGCTGACAGACCTTCAAGATAAT AATGGCTTGCTGGTGGGAGTTCCTGGCATGCTCAGTGGGCTGCATCAGGCACACCAGCTCTATGGCAG GATCCCCTGGAAAGATGTCGTTGCCATGGCAGCAGATGTGGCCAGAAATGGATTTAATGTTACTCATGACTTTG CTGAAGCTTTGGCAAAAGTTAAGAGCCAAAACATGTCGGCTGCATTTCGGGATTTATTCCTACCCAAAGACCAGGTTCCCCTCACCGGACAGTTCACCAGACGCCTCGATTTAGCAGCTGTTCTCGATGCTGTCGCTGTTAAAGGGATATCAGAGTTCTATAGTGGAAATGTGGCTCAGAAAATGGCATCTGCA GTGAAAGCGAGAGGCGGAGTGCTCACAGAGGATGACATTCGAAACTACAGCTCAATCATACAGAAGCCGGCAGAAATCACCTATCAGG GACACCACGTGATGGCAGCCCCAGCCCCACATGCAGGCGTTGCTTTGATCACTGCACTCAACATCCTTGAAGGGTACAACATCACCAGCCAGATGCCGAGGACCACTACCTACCACTGGATTGCAGAG GCTGTGAAAATATCTCTGGGCCTGGCTAGTAAGCTGGGAGATCCCATGTATGACTCCACCGTTCCAGAGATTGTTGATAAGATGCTGAG TAAATCACAGGCTTCCCAACTTCGCGAGatgatcagtgactctcagGCATTCCCTGTCCAGCATTACACAACAACCTTTACCTTGGAGGATGGTGCAGCAGCGGCCCAGGTCATGGTCATGGGCCCAGACGACCTCATTGTGTCTGTAATGAG CTCACTAAACAAACCCTTTGGCAGTGGGATAGTGACTCCTTCAGGAATCCTTTTGAATAGCCAGATTCTGGACTTCTCATGGACTAATAAAACACAGAGCTCATCACCTAACCCA CATAACAACCTCCACCCTGGGAAAAGACCCATGTCCTTCTTGATGCCCACAGCAGTGAGGCCAGCCGTGGGGTTATGTGGCACATATGTAGCCGTTGGATCATCCAATGGAGAGAAGGCTCTCAGCGGCATAACACAG GTGCTGATGAATGTTTTGTCTTCACGTAAAAACATGAGTGACAGTTTAGCATATGGAAGACTCCACCCACAGCTGCAGCCCAACACCCTCCTAGTGGACT ccAAGTTTTTAGAAGAGGATGTGGAGGGGCTGGAAGCTAAAGGTCACATAGTTGAGAAAAGAGATATTTTGTCATTGGTGGAGGGCACACGGAGAACTAATGACCTCATCATTGGAGTGAAGGACCCCCGTAGTGCTGATGCCTCTGCCCTTACTATGTCCAATATGCCTTAG
- the LOC134618395 gene encoding tumor protein p53-inducible nuclear protein 2 isoform X3, translating to MFQRLSNLLFGEVEEVAAELKGPNPCVTEADEEGWMIVNLPEESDCMMQVDDESGIPLIAQSFPENNLSNCQDARTRTECPAPVPHPPHKRRRTHKGRPQGAVALVDPVSCPSPSPSDMGATTPMTLPRRVRLSTPSSTPSMSPGSGKGATAEASPMEDLLIEHPSMSVYVSPSNLSMVSNSNLSAVAEESMVSLGGSVRAAEPASVPATHATMPTRVSRGAAAQAGALAKVTQVARVQRSKARVERRHLGRNRIQRQNRTREQIPRHAAHTRNTFLHQPSKRNFCH from the exons ATGTTTCAGCGTCTTAGCAACCTGCTGTTTGGGGAGGTGGAAGAGGTGGCAGCTGAGCTGAAGGGACCCAACCCATGTGTGACTGAGGCTGACGAGGAGGGATGGATGATTGTCAATCTGCCTG AAGAGTCTGACTGCATGATGCAGGTTGATGATGAGTCAGGAATCCCACTGATCGCACAATCATTCCCAGAGAATAACCTGTCAAATTGTCAAGACGCACGTACAAGGACTGAATGCCCGGCCCCTGTCCCCCACCCCCCTCACAAGCGTCGTAGGACACATAAAGGCCGGCCACAAGGTGCAGTAGCATTAGTAGACCCTGTGTCCTGTCCCAGCCCCAGCCCATCAGACATGGGTGCTACTACACCCATGACCCTGCCAAGACGGGTCAGACTGTCCACGCCCTCCTCCACGCCGTCGATGTCCCCAGGCTCTGGGA AGGGAGCCACTGCAGAGGCCAGCCCGATGGAAGATCTGCTCATAGAGCACCCCAGCATGTCTGTGTACGTCTCCCCGAGCAACCTGTCCATGGTGTCCAACAGCAACCTGTCTGCAGTGGCAGAGGAAAGCATGGTTAGCCTGGGAGGCAGCGTGAG AGCGGCTGAACCAGCTTCGGTCCCCGCCACTCACGCCACTATGCCCACCAGGGTGAGCCGTGGAGCAGCTGCCCAGGCCGGCGCTCTGGCCAAGGTCACCCAAGTGGCCAGGGTCCAGCGTAGCAAAGCCCGAGTGGAACGCCGCCATCTGGGGCGCAACCGCATCCAACGCCAAAACCGCACCAGGGAGCAGATCCCTCGCCACGCAGCCCACACCAGAAACACCTTCCTTCACCAGCCCAGCAAGCGTAACTTCTGCCACTAA